The following proteins are encoded in a genomic region of Clostridiisalibacter paucivorans DSM 22131:
- a CDS encoding GNAT family N-acetyltransferase, whose amino-acid sequence MKIGELTGHFFNFQRINRKGLSDKILEILNLYGDETFSICSNLCMETKCFKGKGQNIFHLDRFYIEPDFRGSGLGREILYNFRINISSMLNENVRYMALYPDPITSDPSFDSLYDMDIDKRNRRVKNLKGFYSSLGFKEMNSNKRYMYLDRYNRVSS is encoded by the coding sequence ATGAAAATAGGAGAATTGACAGGACATTTCTTTAATTTCCAAAGAATCAATAGAAAAGGACTGAGTGATAAGATTTTAGAAATATTAAACCTGTATGGAGATGAGACATTTAGTATTTGTAGTAATCTATGCATGGAAACTAAGTGTTTTAAAGGTAAGGGTCAAAATATTTTCCATTTGGATAGATTTTATATTGAGCCTGATTTTAGAGGAAGTGGATTAGGTAGAGAAATACTGTACAACTTTAGAATTAATATTTCAAGTATGTTAAATGAAAATGTCAGGTATATGGCATTGTACCCTGACCCTATAACATCTGATCCTTCTTTTGATTCTTTATATGATATGGATATAGATAAAAGGAATAGAAGAGTTAAAAATCTTAAAGGATTTTATTCAAGTTTAGGATTTAAAGAAATGAATAGTAATAAGAGATATATGTATTTAGATAGATATAATAGAGTTAGTAGTTAA
- a CDS encoding cation diffusion facilitator family transporter yields the protein MHKHHSHNHNHSTTSNIKIAFLLNFSFAIIEIIGGLFINSIAIISDALHDLGDSFSLGLSWFLDKYSKKDANLKYSYGYKRYSLLAALINSIILIVGSIFILSEAIPRLLNPEPTNPKGMIAFAILGIIINGLAVLRLKKGSSLNEKVVSWHLMEDLLGWIAVLIAGIVMSFTNIYILDPILSTIITLYILFNVIKNLNKTFSLFLQAVPEGYDLREIEKNILSIRNVLNTHHIHIWSLDSEKHVFTAHLVVNDSTSLEDIKKIKKKVKVYLQSLENIEHVTLEIEQENEDCSISDDI from the coding sequence ATGCATAAACATCATTCCCATAATCATAATCATTCAACCACTTCAAATATAAAGATAGCTTTTTTATTAAACTTTTCATTCGCTATTATCGAGATAATAGGTGGTTTATTTATAAATAGTATCGCCATAATATCTGATGCTCTTCATGATTTAGGAGATAGTTTTTCTTTAGGACTATCTTGGTTTCTAGATAAGTATTCTAAAAAAGATGCTAATTTAAAATACTCTTATGGATATAAAAGGTATTCCCTATTAGCAGCATTAATAAACAGTATCATTCTGATAGTAGGTTCTATTTTTATATTAAGTGAAGCTATACCTAGATTGTTAAATCCTGAACCTACAAACCCTAAAGGGATGATAGCCTTTGCAATATTAGGTATAATAATAAATGGTCTTGCTGTGCTTAGACTCAAAAAAGGATCTTCACTAAATGAAAAGGTAGTTAGTTGGCACTTAATGGAAGATTTATTAGGATGGATTGCTGTGCTAATAGCTGGTATTGTTATGTCATTTACAAATATTTATATATTAGATCCCATATTATCAACAATTATAACTTTGTATATCCTATTTAATGTAATAAAAAATTTAAATAAAACTTTTTCTCTCTTTCTTCAGGCAGTCCCAGAGGGATATGATCTAAGAGAAATAGAAAAAAATATATTATCTATTCGAAATGTGCTCAATACCCATCATATTCACATATGGTCTTTAGATAGCGAAAAACATGTATTCACTGCACATTTAGTAGTTAATGACTCTACTTCATTAGAAGATATCAAAAAAATCAAGAAAAAAGTAAAGGTATATCTTCAATCCTTAGAAAATATAGAACATGTAACTTTAGAAATAGAACAGGAAAATGAAGATTGCAGTATATCAGATGATATCTAA
- a CDS encoding GNAT family N-acetyltransferase — MNISIKKFSELTVEELYNILKIRNEVFVVEQQCVYQDCDGKDQESYHLVAMDNERVIGYLRIPNKNVSYMEVSIGRVLVTADVRGKGIAKDIMANAIDFIINELKENKIRISAQSYLEEFYESLGFIKVSKEYLEDGIPHIEMLLKRQKIN, encoded by the coding sequence GTGAATATAAGTATAAAAAAATTTTCAGAGCTCACAGTAGAAGAACTATATAATATATTGAAGATAAGGAATGAAGTTTTTGTAGTAGAGCAACAGTGTGTGTATCAGGATTGCGATGGAAAAGATCAAGAATCTTATCATTTAGTAGCAATGGATAATGAGCGTGTAATAGGGTATTTAAGAATTCCCAATAAAAATGTCTCTTATATGGAGGTTTCAATAGGACGGGTATTAGTTACAGCAGATGTTAGAGGTAAAGGTATTGCGAAGGATATTATGGCTAATGCTATTGACTTCATAATTAATGAATTAAAAGAAAATAAAATAAGGATATCGGCACAATCTTATTTAGAAGAATTTTATGAATCATTGGGATTTATAAAAGTATCTAAAGAGTATCTAGAAGATGGAATTCCTCATATTGAGATGTTACTTAAAAGGCAAAAGATAAATTAA
- a CDS encoding coenzyme F420-0:L-glutamate ligase translates to MSRMVGTVVRGIRTPIIKEGDDLVNIVVDSIIRASKDGEFTLRDRDVVGITESLLARAQGNYVTIEEIANDINSKFDGDIAVLFPILSRNRFSIVLKGIALTGKKVYLFLNYPSDEVGNCLMDIDKMDDLNIDISSDMLTEEKYRKFFGNNVSHPFTGVDYVEYYKSLGIDNNIEIVLCNDPKKALKYSKDIIVANIHESERTKKILQKAGADKVLGLDQILDKPIGESGFNPEYGLLGSNTATEDKVKLFPRDSKDFVDKVQQNLKDKTGKHIEVMVYGDGAFKDPKGKIWELADPVVSPGFTDGLKGTPNEIKIKYIADTEFVGLNTEEMTEKMKEKIRQKGENLLNKKESLGTTPRQLTDLLGSLCDLTSGSGDKGTPVVLVQGYFDNYATE, encoded by the coding sequence ATGTCTAGAATGGTTGGAACAGTAGTTAGAGGGATAAGAACTCCAATAATTAAAGAAGGAGATGACCTAGTTAATATAGTAGTAGACTCTATAATTAGAGCATCAAAAGATGGAGAATTTACACTTAGAGATAGGGATGTAGTGGGAATTACAGAATCCTTATTGGCTAGAGCTCAAGGGAATTATGTAACAATAGAGGAAATAGCTAATGATATAAATAGTAAATTTGATGGAGATATAGCGGTATTGTTTCCTATATTGAGTAGAAATAGATTTTCTATAGTATTGAAGGGAATAGCATTAACAGGTAAAAAAGTTTATTTGTTTTTAAATTATCCTTCAGATGAAGTTGGAAATTGCCTAATGGATATAGATAAAATGGATGATTTGAATATAGATATTTCTTCAGATATGTTGACTGAAGAAAAATATAGAAAATTTTTTGGAAATAATGTTAGTCACCCATTTACAGGTGTTGACTATGTAGAATATTATAAAAGTTTGGGAATAGATAATAATATAGAAATAGTACTTTGCAATGATCCTAAGAAAGCTTTAAAATATTCTAAAGATATTATCGTGGCCAATATACATGAAAGCGAGAGAACGAAAAAGATATTGCAAAAGGCAGGTGCTGATAAAGTTCTAGGATTAGATCAAATATTGGATAAGCCCATAGGAGAGAGTGGATTTAACCCAGAATATGGACTATTGGGTTCCAATACAGCTACAGAAGATAAGGTAAAATTATTTCCCAGGGATTCAAAAGATTTTGTAGATAAAGTGCAACAGAATCTAAAGGACAAGACTGGAAAGCATATTGAGGTTATGGTGTATGGAGATGGCGCATTTAAGGACCCAAAGGGAAAGATATGGGAATTGGCAGACCCTGTGGTTTCTCCAGGTTTTACCGATGGGCTTAAAGGTACTCCAAATGAAATAAAAATAAAGTATATAGCAGATACCGAGTTTGTGGGATTAAATACAGAAGAAATGACTGAGAAAATGAAGGAAAAAATTAGACAAAAAGGAGAGAATCTATTAAATAAAAAAGAATCTTTAGGAACTACACCAAGACAGCTTACAGATTTATTAGGAAGCTTATGTGACTTAACAAGTGGTAGTGGTGACAAGGGTACTCCTGTAGTTTTAGTGCAGGGATATTTTGATAATTATGCTACAGAGTAA
- a CDS encoding M20 family metallopeptidase has protein sequence MNIANLAKNYKDYVIDLRREFHMYPEISWEEVRTSKRVKEELDKMGIPYVSMAGTGVVATIEGKEKGKTVALRADMDALQVTEANDVEYKSKNEGVMHACGHDGHTSMLLGAAKILNDVKDDLEGTVKLFFQPAEELAQGAAKMIEEGCMDGVDGVFGIHLWSDLEYGKISVEAGPRMASADMFKIIVKGLGGHGSLPHQGIDAVVAGSAIVMDLQSVVSREISPLQSAVVSVGVFNSGTRFNVISSSAVLEGTTRCFDPEIRGRFPKVIERIAKNSANSYRAEAQLEYTYGTPPTINTEGASKLATTVVEKLYGTDAVGMMEKVTGGEDFAMYLEKAPGVIAFVGIRNEAKECDYPHHHERFNMDEDALEKGSALYAQYAIDFLNE, from the coding sequence ATGAATATAGCAAATTTGGCAAAAAATTATAAGGATTATGTAATAGATTTAAGAAGAGAGTTTCATATGTATCCAGAGATAAGTTGGGAAGAAGTAAGGACATCTAAAAGAGTAAAGGAAGAATTAGATAAAATGGGAATACCTTATGTATCAATGGCTGGAACAGGTGTAGTTGCAACAATAGAAGGTAAAGAGAAGGGAAAAACTGTTGCACTTAGAGCAGACATGGATGCATTACAAGTGACAGAAGCAAATGATGTAGAGTATAAGTCAAAGAATGAAGGTGTTATGCATGCATGTGGACATGATGGTCACACGTCTATGTTATTGGGAGCAGCTAAGATTTTAAATGATGTGAAAGATGATTTAGAAGGTACTGTGAAACTCTTTTTTCAACCTGCTGAAGAGTTAGCTCAAGGAGCAGCTAAGATGATAGAGGAAGGATGCATGGACGGAGTAGATGGTGTTTTTGGTATACATCTATGGAGTGATTTAGAGTATGGAAAAATATCTGTAGAGGCTGGACCTAGGATGGCTTCAGCAGATATGTTTAAAATAATAGTAAAGGGATTGGGAGGCCATGGTTCATTGCCTCATCAAGGTATAGATGCCGTGGTAGCTGGTTCAGCCATAGTTATGGATTTGCAATCTGTAGTAAGTAGGGAAATAAGCCCATTACAATCAGCGGTAGTAAGTGTAGGAGTATTTAATTCAGGAACTAGATTTAATGTAATATCTAGTAGTGCAGTATTAGAAGGAACTACTAGATGTTTTGACCCAGAGATAAGGGGTAGATTTCCTAAGGTAATAGAACGAATAGCAAAAAATTCTGCAAATAGTTACAGAGCAGAGGCACAGTTGGAGTATACCTATGGAACACCTCCTACTATAAACACAGAAGGTGCGTCTAAATTGGCCACAACTGTTGTGGAGAAGTTATATGGTACTGATGCAGTAGGAATGATGGAAAAGGTAACAGGGGGAGAGGACTTTGCTATGTATCTAGAAAAGGCCCCAGGAGTAATAGCATTTGTAGGTATAAGGAATGAGGCCAAGGAGTGTGACTATCCTCATCACCATGAAAGATTCAATATGGATGAAGATGCATTGGAAAAAGGCTCTGCACTATATGCACAATATGCTATAGATTTTTTAAATGAATAA